The Mucilaginibacter gracilis genomic interval ATCATCACCTATCATTGGCGCGTGAACATCTTCAGGATAAAAAATGGCAAACTGGCCACCTTTTAACTGGAAGCTCATATCCGGAGCATCATTGTAAAAAAGCACGTCTTTTTCGTCGCTGTACTCGCCTCTTGGGTCTACACAGTCTGCGCGGGGCTTCCATGCAATAGTTTCGTTACCACGTATGCATAGTTGGATATCGATGTTTTTGTTATGGCATTCAAATTTACCGTAAGCAACATCAGTAGTAACACCTGGTTTATCAGATACTATGGCCAAAACACCGTCGGCAACTTCGTATTTGCCAACTTCCATGTTAAGCAAGTCTTGCGCTTTAAGATATTCAAATGCAACTTGATAATTTTTATGCAGACTGTAGTATTTGTCTGCTTCTGCTAACTTATCTATAATCATTGTTTTTGTTTTGGGGTTCATGGATCATGGTTGATAGTTCATAGAAAGGCAAGCCGAATTAACTTCTTACTATTATCTATGAACCATCAACTATGAACTAAATGTTATCTCTGTACACGGCCAGAACCATCACCTTTAACCAGTTCCTGCACTTCGGTTAATGTAGCGTGGTTCAAATCACCAGGAATGGTGTGTTTAATAGCCGAAGCAGCAACACCAAATTCGGCAGCGTCAGCCAATGGCAGGCCTGTTACCAAACCATAAATAAAACCGCTGGCAAACGA includes:
- a CDS encoding YhcH/YjgK/YiaL family protein; the protein is MIIDKLAEADKYYSLHKNYQVAFEYLKAQDLLNMEVGKYEVADGVLAIVSDKPGVTTDVAYGKFECHNKNIDIQLCIRGNETIAWKPRADCVDPRGEYSDEKDVLFYNDAPDMSFQLKGGQFAIFYPEDVHAPMIGDDLIKKLVVKVRIA